Within Suricata suricatta isolate VVHF042 chromosome 12, meerkat_22Aug2017_6uvM2_HiC, whole genome shotgun sequence, the genomic segment ACACGCCCCTCTGGGTGGGTGGGGCCTGACTCCGGGccctgggggacagggaggacCCAGGAGGGCAGATGCCCTGGCCACAGTGATCTCCGAGTTTGATCGGCTGGCTCTTTGTGGCCTGTGCTAGGGGTCCCCCTATCAGCCTGGCAGGGGTGGTTTCCGTGGGACGGGCCTGGAGGGGAAGCAAAGGAGGTGGCCCGTACCAGGCGGGTTCCTCTGGCCCCAGGTCTCTCAGACTTCCCGCGACCACCTGCCTTTTGCTGCTGGCTCCTAGGAAGTCTTGATAGAACCCGGAAGCAGGGCAGCACCGTTTCTGAAACGCAACTCTGGTAATTCCCCACCACCGCGGTGGCCCCTGCCTCGCCCTGCTCCCGGGCTGCTGACCTCTGGGCATCTCccagctccttcctctctccattcccAGGCCTGCAACCCCAGCAACCACCAGAGGGCGCCAGTGAGCTCGTAAATCAGGACCTGCCCCTCCGCTGAAGACCCCCCACCAGAAGGCCAGCTGCCCACAAAACACCCTTTGCTGAATCGTCCATCTGGAGTCAGGCCCGGCCACGTTGATGTCCACCAATACCTTCCAAAGGAACGCTGGCCCCCCAGTGAGACAGAACACCCAGGACCTTGGACTTCCGGCAAAGGCAAACCAGGCCATGTCCCTCCTGACTCAGACTCACAGCAGGCTTCCCTCTGCCTCAGGCACGGAGGCCTGCCCTGGCAGTGCCCTGGCACCTGGCCTGCCTCACCCCggccaggccccgcccacctctCACCTATCtgtcccaggcgccccaggcctcAGCTGAGGCCTCAGGCTTCTCAGCCCAGCCTTTGTCCGCCCACACCCCTACTGTGCCTGAGACtcaaggctggggggggggggggcgcttcgGCTCCCATGGCCCATCCTCCAGCTCTGACAAAGTCCCCGTCCCCCTAGCCTGTGCCCTGTGCCCCCAGGCCCAGACCTCTTCCCTCCAAGCTCTCCGGCCACCACCAGAAGTGCCTTGCCCAGTGTAATGGGCTGAATGGCGGCCTCCCCAAAATAGGTCCATGTCTCTGAAACTGTCAGTATGACCTAATTTGGAATAAGGGTCTTTGCAGgggtaattaagttaaggatcttgagatgagatcagcctggattagggtgggccctcAATCCAGCAAGTGTCCTCATGAAAGACAGAAGAGAGGACCCAGAAGGGAGGACCCAGAGacgggcagggggaggagggcccTGTGAGGGGGGCACGGAGACTGGGGCAGAGAGGCACGGGATAGATTCCTCCTCAGAGCCTCCGGAAGGGACGAACCTTGCTCACACCTTGGTTTCACGCTGTTGGCCTCCTGCACTGTGAGAGAATGACTTACTGTTGTTTCCAGCCACTTGGTCCGTGGGACGTTGTTAGGCAGTCCCGGGAACCGAACGCTTCTGTTTTGGTTAGGTTTGTGCTTCTGAGATGGTGAGGTTCCTgaagaccctcccctccccccacccccccgcccccgcagggTCACCGAGTCTCGAGAGCTTAGCGTTGACCTGGCACTTAGGGACTGTACCCAATGACTAAGCCATGATTCATGAAGTAGGAAAAGGATCCCAGGAAAGAAGGGCTTTCCTGGAGCCCAAGGGGACATCTACTTCTACCAGCATGAAGTGGGGCCATGGGGGACCCTCCCAGGGGGCACCGCTAGCAGCAGACCCCAGGCGGGATTGTCCTTCCTCTGCACACGCCCTAACATGAATGGTCACAGGGGAGAGGTGGCCAGTCCTGTTGTCTGAATCTGTTTGTCACTCAATTACTCACTCGACAAACACTCAGGGGGGAGTTCCTGGCCAGGCACTGCTGACTGCTCTGAGCACTGGCGATGGACAGATTGTTAGGGCCTGGTTTGTGACCTCGAGGAAACCAGGGTGGTTCTGTGGGTTGAGGGGTGGCTCGTGGATCTTTCCTGGGGTTGTCTCTCCCCCTTCCTGACAAAGGGAAGATGTCTGGCCGAAAAGTCATAGTTTGAGAAGTCAGAACTCAGACGCTCCAGCTCCAGCCCTCCTCAGGCAAGTGTGGGATCAGCAGACCAGGAAAGCACTGGCAGGTCTGTGGGAGGGAACATGAGGGCATGTACTTTAAGGACTagattttaatagaaaacataGATACTTACTGTTTGCAATGTGCTATTTTCAGACGAAAGTTTGGTGCGTTGACGTTTCAAGAGGCCGATGATCTGTCTCAGGAACTTGAAGTTACACAATCAAATgacactccccaccccctaccccaaaGGAGGAAAATTaagacaaagcaaaaccaaaatgcTTGCAAGTTCCTACCTCACTCAGAGGAAACGCGAAGTCCTCCCAGTGGCTCAGCAGGTCTGGCACCCCCCTTGCCCTCGCTCTGTCCCACTcacctctcactttctctgcctcactGGGCTCCTGGCTGCTCCTTGGGTATCTCAAgcacactcctgcctcagggcctttgcacaggctgctTCCTCTGTCTGGAACACCCTTCCCTCTGAATCCACCTGAAGAAGTTACCTCCTTCAAGTCTTCGCTTAAATATCACCTTTTCGAGGAGGCGTTCGCTAACCCCCAAACTCTCTACCCCCGTGTTTTAGGTTCTGCATCACTCTCCCCACTATCTGGTAcattagatgttttatttatttatccttattttctttctcccccaacTCAACCCGTAGCTCTGCCAAGGGCAGGaatttttgccagttttgttcactgttgtgtcCCTAGGTTTAAGCACAGAGGCTGGGTCCACAGtaggtggtcaataaatgttggttgtaTGAACGATACTTATTGCGTGTCAGGTGCTATGCTGTGtacctcaataataaataataataataatatttaagatGTGGGAcatggggcacccggctggctcagtcagtagagcgtgcgACTCATGATCTtctgggctgtgagttcaagcttaaTGTTgaatgtagagcttacttaaaagaaagaaagaaagaaaatttagaaaagatgACCCAGGACAGGCTGTCAACTAAGTGCTTTAGAAATCTTTGCTCGTGTTAACTGCACACTTGCCCGGTGCCAGGCCTGTGTGTGGCCCAGAGACCTTCTCAGGGGTCAGCTGAGGTTTAGCTTGGGGGCAGTGAGAAGGGAGAGCTAGCCGGGATCTCCCTGTTTTGCAAGGGAGGAAACAGGCTTTGAGAGGTTTTGTCATTTTCTCATGGGAATGCAGTGAACTTGAACTCAGCACCCTGAGTGTGCACAGAAGCCAAGCTCACAACTTCATGTTCTCTGCTTCCTTGATGCATTAACTTGCCCACTTTTCACTTAGAACGCTATGAAGTCTCTGCCTCAtttgtattggttttttttttaaggaggccGCTGAGACTCAGAGCGGTAAAGCCCCGTGCCCAGGGACACACAGGAGAGTGACAGGGCTGGGATGCGAGCCGGGGGCTCTGGGACCTGGTCCTCTGCATCTTCCAAGTGCGCTGTTGTCATGAGATTGCATAGGAGTGGGCCTGCTTCAGGTGTAGCTTGCTCAGGGCGAGCTGAATGCCTCAGGGGATCCCCTGGGAAGTGGGTTCCTGGTGCTCAACTGAGAGCACTCACCCCCAGACTTTTGGGGTTTCCAGCTGTCAAATAAGAAACCTTCACATAGTTACTGACACACAGTGCTTATCctttttgtcttcttatttttaatgtttagagagcaagtgggggaagggcagagaaagtagggcagaggatctgaagcagattcctcactgacagcagcgagtgagcccagtgtggggcttgaactcacgaaccgtgagatcatgacctgagccaaagtctgacacccgactgagccacccaggcacccctcatacaGTGCTTATCCTATGCTGGGCCCTGGCTTGTGCCTGTGGGTGTGTATCTCCATTTCCGAAAACCCTTACAATCCTAGAAAAGGTactattattatacccattttacagttgaagaaactgaggcacagagaggctaagtcactgaccaaggtcacacagctagcaagtggtTGTGCTAGGACTCGAATCGGAAAGCAAGAACAATgcgaggggagaggtgggggccaCCCCACACTGATCTGAATCTTCACACCCAGCGAGGTAGTCCTGGCAGAACGCGGCTGCACAATCACACGGATGAGGAAGCTCCTTATTTCCGCCGTACGTGAGGGGGAAACGCAGAGCGTACAGTATATGCCATTtgtgtgaaaagaagaaaaattgaccCGTGCAGCGCCTCAGGGAAGGTACCTGAGAACTGGGGGGCGTTCCTGGGGGTGGACTTGAatagcagggtggggaggaggatttTCACTCTGTCCCATTGTGAGTTCTGTACTGTGACTACATAGCCAAAAACAAACGGAAACTTTCGGAGTCATGCGTCTGCGAACAGCCTCTCGAGAGAATGCACACGCAcaaaagtctttttcttcttttttctaaagggAAAGCTCTGGTGATGTCGCGGCTGGTCTGTACAGGGTCAGCAGCGAAGGGGACTGCTGGTcccggggagggaggggactcTGCTGCCCGCAGGCTGGACCCGCAGTTTTGTACTGTGAAGGCGCCCCCCGGGCCGGTGGGTTATGGGAGGAGTCCACGTGCACGGACATGGAAGTTCTGGAAGGTGCTCAGAGTCCGCGTGGAAGGGTAGAACAAGTCCCCTAGAGGGAAGCCAAGGAAGTGACGGGGGTCTGCTGGAGGACACCCAGACCACCTCTGGACACACACATGGGCCAGTCCCCGGCGACAAGACCGTGCAGTGTCGGAGGGCTCGGCTTGCTGTCCCCTGGGGTCCTTTTTGTCTTTCCACCAGGAACAGGTTCCTGGAGAGAATCCCACTGTGCCGGGTGGCTGACTTCCGGAAGTTCCCAGAACTGGGTGCGCTTTGAGGTTTTGCGCACTTGTGTTGGGGACTTTGTCATGAAGGTCGCAAGGACCTACCTAATGGTGACGGGGCGCAGGGATGGCAttcctgggcggggggggggggttgtctaTGACCCCACTGAGGCCAGGGCCAGTTCTGGCAGGCAGGAAACGTCATCTTGGTGCCTGAGGTAGTTCAGTAAACAGCTCTCGTGACAAGATTGCTTGTGGCTGTGACACGCAGGGTGGCTTCCCAACCAGGATGGCGTCCTCTTCTGGGCTCACGGAGTTGGGGGGCGAGCCTTCTGATTGGTGCTTTCCAGCACCTGCCACTAGCTATGTGTGGCCGAGCCCTTGAAACGCGACCGTGAGAGAGACTGGCTTTATGTTGGTGAATCTTAAAGCAGTTCCATTTAAAGGAGACCTGAAAACACTCCCATCCCTCTAGAAACTTCTACTGGAGGGCcggtccccacccccccccagtgGTGATGTTGTAAGCCGCTCCTTGCTGGACAGTAAACACGCTGTTGTTTTGAGACATTTGTAACAAAGTAGCAATCCCGTTGTTTAGGCCTCTGTGCTCACTTACTGCGCCATAAAGTCAGTTCCTTAGAAAAGTTCCAAAGCAAGAGCAACTTCAGTGGCCTGCGAGGGAAGCCAGGGCAGGAAGTGGTCTCCTCCAGGGCCggctcggggtggggggcgggggggaggggctggaccaGAGCCTGCCTGACACTCAGCCTGTTCTAGCAAGAAAGGGGCGTCCGGGGGGTCAGAGGGTGGCTGAGCCCCCCTTGGCCCCAGCAACCAGGCCCCACCTGGAACCCGGGAAGGGGAGCTGCTGGACCTCGGCCCCCACCTGCACAAAACAAGCTTGGAATCCCCCAGGCTCTTCGGATGCCTGGATCAAGTCCACATGGAGACACACTCTGCTCCCCACGTAGCCCCGGGAGAGAGAGGTTCTCTCCCTCCCACGAGGACTCCCGCCGCCTGCCCTGACTGCCCCTGACAgacgcccgcccccgcccccgcccgcagAGCCCTCAAAGAGTCACAGGACCGCTCCCCTGAGGTTTAGCATCGCTCTTTAATGCTGTCGTGCCGCACATTGACAAGTCACACGCTTTGGTCTTGTGTTGGCAGTGGCAACTTACAATGAGTCTGAAGGTCTGAGCACCAGACTGGCCTGCAGGGAACAGACCCTTcgtgccctcccccccccccccccccccccccccccccccccccccccccgtgccccccGGTCCCTTCGGAGTTCCATCACGGCCCATACAGAGCGCGGCAGCTGCCGTGGACTGGTGTCCCGTGAGCGCACGCCGACGTTACACAgaattataaaaacacatttacaaaCAACGTTCCACAGTGCTCCTGTAATCAGAAGCAAAGACCCTTTTATCAAAAGGGATTATAGCTAGGGCTGTGCAAAATCAAAAGGATCAGATCCTTTTGAAAGAGTCCAGAGTCCGTTAAACACAAAATTACCTGGGTCACTGGGAAGCCCCAGGAGTACTGAAAGATTgccttacagaaacagaaaaaaaaaaaagacaagagcgTGACCCTTACGTGAGTGCACGTGGCCTCGGAGTCAGGGGTCGAGAGGGCCCCCAGCTCTGTCCAGGGCCCCAGGCCCTCCAGGGCGAAGCGTCTGTGCGACTCCCCCACGCGAGGCCGGCGCCCGTGGTCCTTCTGGGCCGAGAGGTATTGCTTGTGGGTGCCGGCCAGGCAGTTTCGCAAAACTGGGCTAGGTCAGTTCTCAATCTGAGATGTggccaaagagaaaagaggattCTTCAGAGGACCAGCATGACGTGGGACACAAATACAGAATAAAACACGAACCGATCACACAGCAAAATCTGAGGAGTGTACAGGTGCCGGGAACCGGGACGGCAGGTTGATGCCACGTCACGTCCGCAAGCGAAGGGGCTCCAGACCGAGCAAGTCCAGCTTCGGGTCTGCCTCTCGCCcagaggcagggcctggaggagggcgtGGGCCCATCCTAGGAGGGCTGCAGGACCCAGCGGGACAGACTGGAATGCCTTTTCCTGCTGTCCCCACCACCTGCCGCCCTAGCCCTCGAAAAACCACTTAAGTCTAGTGCACGACTTTGAAAGATTGTAATATATTCTCTGGAAAACATTCAGCAGTACGAAAGCCCTCCCTGGGCCCTCCCGCCCTCTCATGGGCCTGGAACAGTCTGGAAGTCCTTGAGCTCTGGAAAGGTCCCTGGGTCAGTCCTCGGCCAAGCCCGATGACTATATCGGCAGAACCTGCTCCAGGACGGTTCTTGACGTCTGGGGAATCCTTTCTGGGAAGATCACTTCGAACTCAATAATGAGGTCCCCGCGTTTCTCAGGcgttttggggagggggaggccttCTCCAGGAACTTTCCGCCGCATGCCAGGCCTGATGACATCTTTGAACACGACGGGGATGGTCCTGCCGTCCAGGGTGGGCACGTTCACTGTGCAGCCACACAGAGCCTTGGGAGAGTGAAAAGATAATGTTAGACGGAGGCAGCTTAGAAAGCTCCACTCCCACCCGGACGCTGTTTGATGAGGGTAAGCACCACCAAGTCCCTGTCACCAAGACCAGGTCCCTGGATCTACCCAGGTCACCACAGGGAAGCCCTGGAAAAAGAGCCCTATCTCCCCTGGGCTCAGAAACATGTGTCAAGGAAACATGGAATGGCCTCAaaagccacccccccccccaacaggtGACGATCCTACTTAGCACCCTACCTCCCGAAGGCTGATCCTGGCTGGGTAAATGACATCAGAGCCATCTCTCTTAAAGATATTGTGTGGCTTgtcctttaaaacaaagacaatgtCAGCTGGAATGTTGTTGGAGGTCTGGTCGCCTTCCTTGGGGAAGGTGATTTTGGTCCCTTCTTTCCACCCCCGCTTCACTTCGATGGTCAAGATCTTGTCTTCGTTGCGGATGCTCTTTCCATCGGGGTTCAGCCGCTTGTGGGAGATTTTCATCTTCTTGGTACAGCCGCTGTAGATTTCTTCAAGCGAGACCCTGAGGTCATGTGTGACGGGGGGATCTTGCTTCTTGCGGGTGGGCTCCTGGGCAGGACGGGAGCGGCCAAAGTTCAGGTTGGTGAAGCCGCCCATGCCCATGGGTAAGCTGGAGAACGGGTCATCAATGTCCATGCCTTCCTCCCCGTTCCGCTGCCCGAAGAAGTTGTCAAAGGGGTTCCTGCCACCGAAGAACTCGGCGAACATGGCGTGAGGGTCTCCATGGAATGTGTAGCTGAAAGAGGTGCCATTGGCACCACCACTGCTTCCGCCACTGGGGCCACCACCCTTCAGGCCTGAAAGGCAAGATCAGAAGGAATCAGAGGGTTGGTGgggccctctctcctctctccctttagGACTTTCCtcgaagggaaaataaaaagcttgGGAGCCATGGGGGAGtgggtggatttttttttgcctctcaCAGAAGACCAAGGAAGAACCTCAGGCTTTCACCGCCCCACCCCAGGCACTTCGGGGTGCCGGGGCAGTGGCGAGGGGCCCAAGCGCCCTCTCTAGGGGTCACCCCACTCCTTGACTGACTTATCCTCCCCGCATGAACGGGAAAACCTCCAAGAGACGCATTAAGAGAGCAGATAAACGAAGCCTGGTCCAAGATCCCCTCTTAGAAACCCCTTAGCGCCGGTGGAGGATGAAGAGCAGAAACAAAGATAAGCAATAAACGCCAGCTTTTCAAAATCTCACACCCTGACACTCAACGCCACCATCCTTACATAAAAAGCCACTTCGTTTAAGACCCAGCCCAGGAACCAGTGTGAGTCATTGACGGGCAGCCGGACAACGAGACAGCTTCCCTCTGCGGCCCCGAGGGNNNNNNNNNNNNNNNNNNNNNNNNNNNNNNNNNNNNNNNNNNNNNNNNNNNNNNNNNNNNNNNNNNNNNNNNNNNNNNNNNNNNNNNNNNNNNNNNNNNNGGGGAGCCCCGACCCGCGGGGCCGTAGCGCCACCGGCCCGGCTAAGCCcgtccccctttccctctgcaccCGCACCCCAGGGCCCGCTCGGGGACGTGGGCGGAGGCGCCTAGGGAGGGGCAGCCCCAGACTTGCTAGAAGCTTCTGGGCAAGCCCAGCGGCCAGGACTCCTCCTCCCATCGGGCGGCCGCCAATCCGAGGACGGAGGCCCGCGTGGCCGGAGGGCGGGGGCTGCTAGCCCACCGGGACCGGGGCGTACCCCCCGGGGATGCCACAGCCTGGCCACCGGGCCTCGGCTTCCCCTCCCGTCAAACGGCGGGGGCGCGCCCCTAGGCGCGCGTGCACGCACCTTCTTCCCCGTAGCGGTCGAAGATCTCGCGCTTGCGCGGGTCGCTGAGCACGTCGTAGGCCTCGGCGATCTCCTTGAACTTCTCCTCGGCGCCGGGCTCCTTGTTCTTGTCTGGGTGGTACCGCAGCGCCTGGCGGCGGTAAGCCCGCTTGATTTCCTCGTCCGAAGCGCCGCGGGCCAGGCCCAGCGTCTGGTAATAGTCCTTGCCCATAGCCCCCGCCTGCGGCCCGCCGCTCAGCTGTCGCCGTACCCCGGCTTCGCCGCCGCCCCGTCCCGGACTCTATATACCCGTCCGGCGGAAGCTTCCAGAGCCCGCCAGCCCCCTCCAGAACcttccgccccgccccccgcgccgCTCCGACCAATCGCCGCTTCCCAGTCTGCGACGCGCGACTTCCGGGGCGGGGCCACGTTGCCAACGGCCGCCGGCCCGCGGCCACGCCCCTTCCCGCTACACCCTCGGCAACGCCTCCCCGCGGCGCGCGCACTGAGCGACGGACGCCTCGCTCACTCTCTGTGGGGAGCCAATCGGGACCTTCTTTCACCGCCTCTGCTGACCCGGCCTGCGGCGGGTCCGGTCCGCACCCTGGGTCAATAGGTTTCGACACTGCGCTCGGGaaaggggcggggctggaggcggCCACTCCCCTCAGAGCTGCTCCGCCCTTCCCCAGGTGACCGTAGAACTGCAAGCCCACAAGTCACAGGGTCCCGGGGGTGGGTTCCTCTCCTGGTGATTCTGAGGAAGTTGACTAACCTTTCCTTGCCTCAGGTTTCCCCCCATCACCCCAACTTCTGTAACGTGGGAATAAAAATACCCACCGCTCTCTTGACCGTGGGTAGAATGCGATTGGGAGCCCCAGGACTGTCCCTGTTGTCACCATACAGGTCCTCATAAAGCAGGGTGAGGTTCCAGGACTTCCCTGGAGTAATCTTCCAGGAAAAAGGCTCCTCGTGCCTTTCGCTCTCCCTCCCActgaaatctgaaattatttcGTTCTTTGGCTCAATCCACCACCCTCCCAGCCCGCAGTTGTCAGTGCCTGGTCTCCAGCCCTGGGACAGTATCTGGTGCCCGGTCACAGCGGACGCTTCCTAAGTATTCCTGCCTGTTTTTAATgcatctgcttcatttttctcccccaCAACATTTATGATTTCGGGGGACATGGGTGTGTCATACACCCCTAGGGGCCTCCATTTCCTCGTCTGTGGGCAACATGATCCCCTTTGGCTCTGAGCGTCTGGGGTGCCTGTGGTCAAAGACAGGGCTGAGGGGGAAAGGAGGCTCAGAAAGGGGTACCACCGGAGAAGGCCATAGGTAAGAAGGGGTTGGCAGTGGTGGTGGCTGAGGCGGAAGGTTCCTGGAAGAACTGCTTGGGGGGTCAGGGTGGTGTGAATCTGGCCCTGGAGCCAGACGGCaggtttcatgagttccagtACTTCCTGGCTGCATGATCCTGGGCTGGTTACTGAGCCAGGtggggcctcagtgtcctcatctgtacagTGAGGGCAGCAGTTGTACCTGCCTCACAGGGCTTTGAAACTGACATGAGTCGGGGCACgggggtgactcagtcggctcagtatccgacttcagctcaggtcgtgatctcacagtttgtgagtttgagccccacattgggcttgctgctgtcagcgccatggagcctgctttggatcctctgtctccccctctctctgcccatcccatgcttgctcactcgctcactctctctcttgcaaaaacaaacataaaaaaaaaaattgacatgaGTCAACATTTGTCAGGTGCCCAGGACAGACAGAGGAAGCCCCATCAAAGGGATGGCTGTCTTGTCGAATGATGGGCTGCTGATCGACCCCCGCCCCGGCAGCACCACAGCAAAAAGCTTCTAGAGTTGGTCACCCTTGTGCCAGCTGAGACTTCTGAGAAAGAAGGCCATGGCTTTCCCCTGCTTTCCGGCTGTGAGGTTCGGACCATCCTTGGCCACTCGCTGACCCCACCAAGGGTAACTGTTGTCAGTAAGGACTGGATTAGGACACACACTGGCCAACCAGATGGATCTGGGGTGGGCATCCATGAGCACAGCACAGCAGGGTCCTGAACCATCAGAGGGGtgaaataatccaattttttaaaaagttacataaataaatagccaGAGAGTCATCATCATGAAGGAAAACCCAGTGCTTGTGGACTTCCTCCCCTTACGTGCTAGTATTTTATAGTATAGATTTAATTTAGAGTGACAAATTTGGCAACCGCCAAAGGTCTTGACATGGCTTTGGGTGTCTTTGGATCTGGAGGCAAACATGGGGCCGGAGACTCCCTCTTCCTTGCGTAGGCCTGGGTCATGTTCAGGAATTTTTGTTTAACCCCAATGTATGCAAAATAGCCCCAACACCTctcctggggatttttttttgacCTGGACACTCATTGGACACTTCAAAATGTTATTGGAAAAGTAGCCTCTGCAGAAACCTCAGCAGATCTTGAGCTCTCAACTCGGAGAAGATGGgatgtttaattttatgcatCCGTTTGGCTAGGCCAGATGTTCGATTAAACAGTAATGTGTTATTCTGAAGGTATTGTGTAGATGTGGTTAGTGTAACATGTAGACTCAGTTGATTTAAGTATAGGAGATGACCTggataatgtgggtgggccttgtccAATCAGTTCAAAGTCTTTACAAGCAAATAATATTTAGGTTTCTCTGAGGAAGAAGCATCAGTTCCTGGCCAAGAGTTTATAGCCTGCTGGTCCACCCTATGGATTTCAGACTTGCCTAGCTAGTGCCCACAATCATGTAAACCAATGCCTTGAAACACatctatttcatataaatgtatatatttttggaaaattttctttaaatgtttgtttttgagagagacagagagcacacaaggaggggagg encodes:
- the DNAJB1 gene encoding dnaJ homolog subfamily B member 1, with the translated sequence MGKDYYQTLGLARGASDEEIKRAYRRQALRYHPDKNKEPGAEEKFKEIAEAYDVLSDPRKREIFDRYGEEGLKGGGPSGGSSGGANGTSFSYTFHGDPHAMFAEFFGGRNPFDNFFGQRNGEEGMDIDDPFSSLPMGMGGFTNLNFGRSRPAQEPTRKKQDPPVTHDLRVSLEEIYSGCTKKMKISHKRLNPDGKSIRNEDKILTIEVKRGWKEGTKITFPKEGDQTSNNIPADIVFVLKDKPHNIFKRDGSDVIYPARISLREALCGCTVNVPTLDGRTIPVVFKDVIRPGMRRKVPGEGLPLPKTPEKRGDLIIEFEVIFPERIPQTSRTVLEQVLPI